Proteins encoded together in one Chitinophaga sp. LS1 window:
- a CDS encoding DUF1349 domain-containing protein produces the protein MKWMNEPAQWAGDNQQLSMTVDADTDFWRVTHYGFIRDNGPFYYVEREGDFVASVKVRGQYRELFHQAGLMVRLDEKNWIKTGIEYVDGVQNVSAVVTREVSDWSVVPRNDSPDALWLNLLRKGDYVEISYSFDGKRYEMLRLAYFPPGGIVRVGLVAAAPGKESFSVLFEDFRVN, from the coding sequence ATGAAATGGATGAATGAACCGGCCCAATGGGCTGGTGATAATCAGCAGCTGTCGATGACAGTAGATGCTGATACAGACTTCTGGCGTGTCACGCATTACGGTTTTATACGTGATAATGGGCCGTTTTATTACGTGGAGCGGGAAGGTGATTTTGTAGCCAGTGTGAAGGTGAGAGGGCAATATCGGGAGCTTTTTCATCAGGCAGGCTTGATGGTGCGGCTTGATGAAAAGAACTGGATCAAGACCGGCATAGAGTATGTGGACGGGGTGCAAAACGTAAGTGCTGTAGTCACACGGGAGGTATCTGACTGGTCTGTGGTACCCAGGAATGATAGTCCGGATGCGCTCTGGCTAAATTTGTTGCGAAAGGGTGATTATGTGGAGATCAGTTATTCATTTGATGGAAAAAGATATGAGATGTTGCGGCTGGCTTATTTTCCGCCGGGAGGAATAGTCCGGGTAGGGCTTGTGGCCGCTGCACCGGGTAAGGAATCATTTTCAGTGTTGTTTGAAGATTTTCGGGTAAATTAA
- a CDS encoding rhodanese-like domain-containing protein, which translates to MYFQHIYDKSLAQSSYFIGCQKVGIAAVIDPKRDVDTYLEIAQQQKMNITHILETHIHADFLSGSRELASLTGAQMFLSDEGGPDWQYEFDHTGVKNGSIIELGNLKFEVLHTPGHTPESICFLLTDKPASDAPIMLFTGDLVFVGDIGRPDLLEKAAGLIGTQEIGAHQLFISLKKFAALPPYVQVWPAHGAGSACGKAIGSVPSTTTGYEMIRNWAFQFQQDEEGFVKYLLADQPEPPKYFAKMKQLNKVNRPLLTEVPIIKALDNNELLSALKKGYKLIDTRDKSIFATGYIPGSINIQANNSFNTWAGWFLDYDTPFMLIANPNELDDLTRKLMRIGLDNIYGYIPDINEWVNAGGLPEQETVISINEFKELYSNNDIQIVDLRGATEYKSGHISKANNLFIGHLPENMNKISREKKVVIHCQSGDRSTIAYSLLAREGFKNVLNFSDGMNKWIQDNNPVEQQ; encoded by the coding sequence ATGTATTTTCAGCACATTTATGATAAAAGCCTGGCTCAGAGCAGTTACTTTATTGGATGTCAGAAAGTTGGTATAGCTGCTGTAATAGATCCTAAAAGGGATGTGGATACTTACCTGGAAATTGCACAACAGCAAAAGATGAATATTACCCATATCCTTGAAACGCATATTCACGCTGATTTTCTCTCGGGATCCCGTGAACTGGCATCACTGACAGGTGCTCAAATGTTCCTGTCAGATGAAGGAGGCCCGGATTGGCAATATGAATTTGATCATACAGGCGTAAAAAATGGTAGCATCATAGAATTGGGCAATCTTAAATTTGAGGTTCTACATACTCCCGGACATACACCTGAAAGCATCTGTTTTTTATTGACTGACAAACCAGCAAGCGATGCGCCAATAATGCTATTCACTGGTGACTTAGTTTTTGTAGGAGATATAGGCAGACCAGATCTGCTCGAAAAAGCTGCTGGTCTGATAGGCACCCAGGAAATCGGCGCTCATCAACTGTTTATCTCGCTGAAAAAATTTGCTGCATTACCGCCCTATGTACAGGTCTGGCCTGCACATGGTGCCGGCTCTGCCTGTGGGAAAGCCATTGGTTCTGTACCTTCTACTACTACAGGCTATGAAATGATAAGAAACTGGGCCTTCCAATTCCAACAAGATGAAGAAGGTTTTGTAAAATACCTGCTGGCAGATCAACCGGAACCACCAAAATATTTTGCAAAGATGAAACAGCTCAATAAGGTAAACCGCCCATTGCTGACAGAGGTCCCCATCATTAAAGCGCTCGACAACAACGAACTATTATCTGCATTAAAGAAAGGTTACAAACTGATCGATACACGAGACAAAAGCATATTTGCCACCGGATATATTCCCGGCAGTATCAATATCCAGGCAAATAACTCCTTTAATACATGGGCTGGTTGGTTCCTGGATTATGATACACCTTTTATGTTAATAGCTAATCCCAATGAACTGGATGATCTGACCAGAAAATTAATGCGAATTGGCCTGGACAACATTTACGGCTATATTCCGGACATAAATGAATGGGTAAATGCCGGAGGTCTACCAGAACAGGAAACCGTGATCTCCATTAATGAGTTTAAGGAACTTTATTCTAATAATGATATTCAGATAGTAGACCTGCGTGGTGCGACAGAATACAAGTCCGGACACATCAGCAAAGCGAATAACTTATTTATCGGCCACCTGCCTGAAAATATGAATAAGATCAGCAGGGAAAAAAAAGTTGTGATTCATTGCCAGAGCGGCGACCGCTCTACAATCGCTTATTCATTATTGGCAAGGGAAGGATTTAAAAATGTACTGAATTTTTCAGACGGCATGAACAAATGGATACAGGATAATAATCCGGTTGAGCAGCAATAA
- a CDS encoding DNA/RNA non-specific endonuclease, whose amino-acid sequence MKEKKLLSLAVTVALIVFITCVRLRESSGNKTPDKPKKTNTTKSSHNTTKSSQGTTASRTIVPSSSENCDTHVKNTSDNNHLLLGNPSDAQPCMVLVNNYLIDRTYYVASYNSQRGTPNWVSWHLDANDLGKTYRTDNFREDPELPRNFYHVEGTDYISSGFDRGHNCPSGDRTNNTSANESTFLMSNMIPQAPRNNKRTWAGFEEYTRNTLVSHGNECYIIMGSYGTGGTGSKGKVKTIDQGKVTVPTRIWKVVVVIPAGDNDLERLCNSNVTIVAIDTPNNDKSIDNSWRKYITSVKAIEDSTGYHLLSNLPKKVQLALKSKVYVP is encoded by the coding sequence ATGAAAGAAAAAAAATTATTATCCCTCGCCGTTACAGTGGCGCTGATAGTATTTATAACTTGTGTAAGGCTGAGAGAATCATCAGGAAATAAGACGCCGGATAAGCCTAAAAAAACCAATACAACAAAATCTTCCCACAATACCACAAAGTCATCTCAGGGTACAACCGCCTCCCGGACAATTGTACCTTCATCATCCGAAAATTGTGATACACACGTAAAGAACACCAGCGATAACAATCACCTATTATTGGGCAATCCGTCTGATGCACAGCCATGTATGGTGCTTGTCAACAATTATCTTATAGACAGAACCTATTATGTTGCGTCTTACAACAGTCAGCGCGGTACTCCTAACTGGGTAAGCTGGCATCTGGATGCCAATGATCTTGGCAAAACTTACAGAACTGATAACTTCAGAGAAGATCCTGAGTTACCACGCAACTTTTATCATGTAGAAGGCACCGACTATATCAGCTCCGGTTTCGACCGCGGACATAACTGTCCTTCCGGTGACCGTACCAATAATACCAGCGCTAACGAATCTACCTTTCTTATGAGTAATATGATTCCACAGGCGCCCAGGAACAACAAGCGTACATGGGCTGGCTTTGAGGAATATACAAGAAACACACTCGTGAGCCACGGCAATGAATGCTATATCATTATGGGAAGCTATGGCACTGGTGGGACCGGATCAAAGGGCAAGGTGAAAACAATCGATCAGGGGAAGGTGACAGTACCTACCCGCATCTGGAAAGTGGTAGTGGTTATTCCTGCCGGTGATAATGACCTGGAACGTCTCTGTAACAGCAATGTTACTATCGTAGCTATCGATACACCGAATAATGATAAATCGATTGATAACAGCTGGAGGAAATATATTACCTCTGTGAAAGCGATTGAAGATTCAACCGGTTATCATTTATTATCAAATCTGCCAAAGAAAGTGCAGCTGGCATTGAAATCAAAGGTATATGTTCCGTAG
- a CDS encoding response regulator, which produces MATILIIEDNTEIRENITEILQLAKYDVIEAENGKKGILLAETHNPDLILCDLTIPILDGYGVLQLLNARKLPHQIPFIILTARSERNDIRKGMDLGADDYIIKPFDPGELLTSIECQLNKNKIHPIIHKEKMLTTEEIISLLVKDRNIHKYKNKQTIYEESKRPAALYFIITGKVKSFKSNDDGKELITGLYNEGDFLGYCSLLGHEQYKDSAASMEVTEIAVIPADDFYTILNTYPQLTQQFIWLLAKDIKEKEIQLLGIAYNSLRKKTAEALLAMYKKFNPDGDHLIPISISRINMAAVAGVAKESFIRTLGDFEKEKLIEMKGSDLFLLAPEKLTRIIN; this is translated from the coding sequence ATGGCGACTATACTCATTATTGAAGACAATACTGAAATAAGAGAAAATATTACCGAAATACTGCAATTAGCCAAATACGATGTAATTGAAGCAGAAAATGGGAAAAAAGGTATATTACTGGCAGAAACACACAATCCCGATCTTATATTATGCGATCTAACCATACCCATCCTGGATGGATATGGTGTGCTACAACTCCTGAATGCAAGGAAACTTCCTCACCAGATCCCTTTTATAATCCTTACAGCCAGATCAGAAAGAAATGATATAAGAAAAGGAATGGATCTGGGTGCTGATGATTATATTATAAAACCCTTTGACCCCGGAGAATTACTAACTTCCATTGAATGTCAATTGAATAAGAACAAGATTCACCCTATCATCCACAAAGAAAAAATGTTAACCACTGAAGAAATTATTTCGCTCCTTGTAAAAGACCGCAACATTCATAAATACAAAAACAAACAAACTATTTATGAAGAAAGTAAAAGACCTGCTGCCTTGTACTTCATTATAACAGGAAAAGTAAAAAGCTTCAAATCCAATGATGATGGAAAAGAACTCATAACCGGGCTATACAACGAAGGCGACTTTTTAGGGTACTGCTCCCTCCTGGGTCACGAACAATACAAAGATTCTGCCGCCTCTATGGAAGTAACTGAAATCGCTGTTATACCAGCAGATGATTTTTACACAATCCTCAATACCTACCCTCAATTAACACAACAATTCATCTGGTTATTAGCAAAAGACATTAAGGAAAAAGAAATACAACTCTTAGGAATCGCCTATAACTCCCTCAGGAAAAAAACCGCTGAAGCCCTGCTTGCTATGTACAAAAAATTTAATCCCGATGGCGACCATTTAATACCCATCTCTATCAGCCGCATAAACATGGCCGCAGTTGCAGGTGTTGCAAAGGAATCTTTTATCAGAACCCTGGGTGATTTTGAAAAAGAAAAGCTGATTGAAATGAAAGGTAGTGATCTATTCCTGCTTGCACCTGAAAAACTCACCCGGATTATCAATTAA
- the mgtA gene encoding magnesium-translocating P-type ATPase codes for MDNNSEFGIKFWSLTKEEVFKLVSGGEDGLNDEQVAQRLEKYGANSLRETSQKTSFLLFLSQFKSPITILLIVAALLSLFLGDVVNTIIILIILCISSILSFWQENAAVNAAKELLKMVHLNCTILRNRQKREVPIENVVPGDIIYLTAGDIIPGDSKIIESQELFVDEAAFTGETYPVEKTCGILPLDTPLSQRSNTLLMGAHIISGKATAIVVKTGRQTEFGKIAAGLLQRAPETDFERGIRKFSYLLMEITLLLILTIFAINVFLHRDVLDSLLFSLALAVGLTPQLLPTIISVNLSAGAKRMATKKVIVKRLSSIENMGSMDILCSDKSGTVTEGHVNLKDTLDSAGVHSEKVLEYAWLNASMQQGFRNPIDESICKAWHGVNAGFAVISEIPYDFIRKRLTIQVAREGENLVITKGALTVMVSICSQVERKDGTLLSMKESQPAILQQYEQFSRLGFRTLGLAYKRLNVGEPFTKAEENDMIFLGFILLFDPPKENVSVLIGQLNKLGVRLKIITGDNALVANSLAIEIGIVDPKIVTGAQLQKMSNAALLHEAPLVDIFAEVEPNQKERIVLNLKKAGHVVGFVGDGINDASALHAADVGISVDTAVDVAREAADIVLLSKGLDVLTEGIIEGRKTFANTMKYIFMATSANFGNMFSMAGASIFLNFLPLLPKQILLTNLLTDLPEMTISLDKVDDFVIKSPQHWDLNFIKRFMIFFGLLSSVFDYITFGILLNVLHADEKQFQTGWFIESVISASLIVLVVRTPLPFFKSLPGRYLTIATGFIVLFVLVFPFTHTAFWMGFEKLSIGYYGWMLLVILGYIMSAELLKKWFYRKVMNKYY; via the coding sequence ATGGATAATAATAGTGAATTTGGGATTAAATTCTGGAGTCTTACAAAAGAGGAAGTATTTAAATTGGTATCTGGAGGAGAAGATGGGCTTAATGATGAGCAGGTTGCTCAGCGTTTAGAAAAGTATGGGGCTAACAGTTTAAGGGAAACCAGTCAGAAAACTTCTTTTCTATTGTTTCTATCTCAATTTAAAAGTCCAATTACGATCCTTCTTATTGTGGCCGCGTTACTATCATTGTTTTTGGGAGATGTGGTAAATACAATTATTATATTGATCATTTTATGTATCAGTAGTATATTAAGTTTTTGGCAGGAAAACGCAGCGGTAAATGCAGCAAAGGAATTATTAAAGATGGTGCACCTGAATTGCACAATATTAAGGAACAGACAGAAGCGTGAAGTGCCAATAGAGAATGTTGTTCCCGGGGATATTATATATTTAACAGCAGGAGATATTATTCCTGGAGATAGCAAAATAATCGAATCGCAGGAACTATTTGTAGATGAGGCTGCGTTTACTGGTGAAACCTATCCTGTTGAAAAGACTTGCGGGATATTACCGTTGGATACTCCATTGTCTCAAAGAAGCAATACATTGTTAATGGGCGCGCATATAATTAGTGGGAAAGCGACTGCAATTGTTGTTAAAACGGGTAGGCAGACTGAGTTTGGTAAAATTGCCGCGGGTTTATTACAAAGAGCTCCTGAGACTGATTTTGAAAGGGGGATCCGCAAGTTTAGTTATTTACTGATGGAAATAACACTGCTATTAATATTAACTATTTTTGCTATTAATGTTTTTCTACACAGGGATGTACTTGACTCTCTATTGTTTTCCCTGGCCCTTGCTGTAGGGTTGACACCACAACTGCTTCCTACCATAATCAGTGTTAACTTATCAGCGGGTGCGAAGAGAATGGCCACTAAAAAGGTAATTGTTAAGCGATTGTCTTCAATAGAAAATATGGGTAGTATGGACATTCTTTGTTCTGATAAATCCGGGACAGTTACTGAGGGACATGTTAACTTAAAGGATACATTGGATAGTGCTGGTGTACATAGCGAAAAAGTATTAGAATATGCCTGGTTGAATGCATCAATGCAGCAAGGGTTCCGGAACCCTATTGATGAGTCAATTTGTAAGGCATGGCATGGCGTAAATGCTGGTTTTGCCGTAATATCAGAAATTCCTTATGATTTTATCAGAAAGCGATTAACAATACAGGTGGCGCGTGAAGGAGAAAACCTGGTGATAACCAAAGGTGCTTTAACTGTTATGGTATCTATATGCAGTCAGGTTGAGAGGAAAGATGGCACATTATTATCCATGAAGGAAAGTCAACCTGCTATTCTACAGCAATACGAGCAATTTAGCAGGTTGGGATTCCGTACACTGGGGCTCGCTTATAAACGGCTGAATGTGGGGGAACCCTTTACAAAGGCGGAAGAAAATGATATGATCTTTCTAGGATTTATTTTATTATTTGATCCACCCAAGGAGAATGTGTCGGTTTTGATCGGACAGTTAAATAAATTGGGTGTCAGGCTCAAAATTATTACCGGGGATAATGCGCTGGTTGCAAATAGTCTGGCGATAGAAATTGGTATTGTGGATCCTAAAATTGTCACCGGTGCCCAATTACAAAAAATGAGTAATGCTGCATTATTACATGAGGCACCATTAGTAGATATTTTTGCGGAGGTTGAGCCAAATCAGAAAGAAAGAATTGTGCTTAATCTGAAAAAGGCGGGACATGTGGTAGGCTTTGTTGGAGATGGAATAAATGATGCGTCAGCTTTGCATGCCGCGGATGTTGGAATTTCGGTTGACACCGCGGTAGATGTAGCGAGAGAAGCTGCTGATATCGTATTATTAAGCAAAGGGCTGGATGTATTGACAGAAGGTATAATTGAAGGCAGGAAGACCTTTGCTAATACGATGAAGTATATTTTTATGGCTACAAGTGCCAATTTTGGGAATATGTTTAGTATGGCAGGTGCTTCTATATTTCTGAATTTTCTACCGTTGTTACCTAAGCAGATCCTGCTTACCAATTTATTGACAGATTTACCGGAGATGACGATATCACTTGATAAAGTAGATGATTTTGTTATAAAGTCGCCGCAGCATTGGGATTTAAATTTTATCAAGCGATTTATGATTTTTTTTGGCTTGCTCAGTTCTGTGTTTGATTATATTACGTTTGGTATTTTATTGAATGTATTGCATGCTGACGAAAAGCAATTTCAGACAGGTTGGTTCATTGAATCAGTTATTTCTGCTTCGTTAATAGTATTGGTTGTGCGTACGCCGTTACCATTTTTCAAAAGTTTACCTGGAAGGTATTTAACTATAGCTACGGGTTTTATTGTTTTATTTGTATTGGTTTTCCCGTTCACGCATACTGCTTTCTGGATGGGGTTTGAAAAATTGTCAATTGGTTATTATGGTTGGATGTTGTTGGTTATTTTGGGGTATATAATGTCAGCTGAATTGTTGAAGAAGTGGTTTTACAGGAAGGTGATGAATAAGTATTATTGA
- a CDS encoding MFS transporter, with amino-acid sequence MLSVTIDQKRSYRIATSIFFFIAGLTYSSWACRIHDIKSQFGLGNAGLGSVLFALPIGLMVSLPVSGWLVTKTGSRKVLIAAGLLFPVMLTFIGFTTHIWQLVIVLFCFGFMNNLFEISMNTQAVGIENLYGRSIMASFHGLWSLAGFTGVGIGTLAVNLNWPIWQHFLIVALLCWVLVFSARSYLLPADAPTDDGPLFAMPDRKIMQLGLIAFASLVTEGTMFDWSGVYFQKVVQVPEALTTVGYIAFMSTMAGGRFVADKVVTRLGVKHVLTYAGMISSTGLLIAIFFPHIVTATLGFLLVGIGVSSIVPLVLALAGKSDTLPPGMAIAAVSTLGFLGFLIGPPMIGFIAEALDLRWSFGLIALFASCTVWLTRGIDTKQ; translated from the coding sequence ATGCTTTCAGTTACGATTGACCAGAAACGTTCCTACCGTATAGCGACGTCCATTTTCTTTTTTATAGCAGGCCTGACCTATTCAAGTTGGGCCTGCCGTATTCATGATATCAAATCACAATTTGGGCTGGGGAACGCCGGGCTGGGGAGTGTCCTCTTTGCATTGCCCATCGGGCTGATGGTGAGCCTGCCTGTGTCCGGGTGGCTGGTGACAAAGACGGGAAGCAGGAAGGTATTAATAGCCGCCGGCCTACTGTTTCCAGTTATGCTTACATTTATTGGATTTACCACACACATCTGGCAGTTGGTCATCGTATTATTCTGCTTTGGGTTTATGAACAACCTGTTTGAAATATCCATGAATACGCAGGCTGTGGGTATTGAGAATTTATATGGGCGCTCGATCATGGCTTCCTTTCATGGGCTTTGGAGCCTGGCGGGATTTACGGGTGTGGGTATTGGTACCCTGGCTGTAAATCTGAACTGGCCTATATGGCAGCACTTCCTGATAGTAGCGTTGCTATGCTGGGTGCTGGTATTCAGTGCCAGATCATACCTGTTGCCAGCCGATGCGCCTACGGATGATGGGCCACTGTTTGCCATGCCGGATAGGAAGATCATGCAGCTGGGATTGATCGCGTTTGCCAGCCTGGTCACAGAGGGGACTATGTTTGACTGGAGCGGGGTATATTTCCAGAAAGTGGTGCAGGTGCCTGAGGCATTGACAACGGTGGGGTATATCGCTTTTATGAGTACGATGGCCGGTGGTCGATTTGTAGCGGATAAGGTAGTGACACGCCTGGGTGTGAAGCATGTGCTGACATATGCTGGTATGATCAGTAGTACAGGGTTATTGATCGCTATTTTCTTCCCGCATATCGTGACGGCTACGCTGGGTTTCCTGTTGGTAGGGATTGGCGTTTCGTCTATTGTGCCATTGGTATTGGCATTGGCAGGTAAGTCAGACACGTTACCGCCGGGCATGGCAATAGCTGCGGTGTCCACCTTAGGGTTCCTTGGATTCCTGATTGGTCCTCCGATGATCGGTTTTATAGCAGAAGCACTGGATTTGCGATGGTCATTTGGTTTAATTGCTTTGTTTGCCAGCTGCACTGTCTGGCTGACACGTGGTATTGATACAAAACAATAA
- a CDS encoding sialidase family protein: MTQNSIFILLYATIALASCQKKETEKLSSNNLIASSNATLSSEFFRYYYKGSSNNNYNVYSGKSNNGINWTSSLINNGETTQGSPAATVFNGAIYEFHRGKTNNNLYYTYSADRGDSWAPAVVLGNNASTSGDASACTFGGRMFLAYPSPTFVLGNNSTPIYYSYSSDGQNWTEVSLPYTSYGDPFIFTFGYGINILYCSTLTPAPAFTILSSSNGITWTKGSQLNFGFFRYSAAAQINPTPPNSIAATIIGMDLDGQLKTTFSYDLVNWTTPAQIKTASGQLAYTSRRPSISPTGSVAIYKAKTNTNIIYALPSADRYIEKANANGTTNESPYLIEVP; this comes from the coding sequence ATGACCCAAAACTCAATTTTTATTCTGCTGTACGCAACCATTGCTTTAGCATCCTGCCAAAAGAAAGAAACCGAAAAGCTAAGTAGTAACAATTTGATTGCGAGTAGCAATGCTACCCTGAGCTCTGAATTTTTCAGATATTATTACAAGGGTTCCAGTAATAATAATTACAATGTCTACAGCGGTAAAAGCAATAATGGCATTAACTGGACATCCAGCCTCATTAACAATGGTGAAACAACCCAGGGCAGCCCTGCTGCGACTGTCTTCAACGGCGCTATTTATGAATTTCACAGGGGAAAGACAAATAATAACCTGTATTATACTTACAGTGCTGACAGGGGAGATTCCTGGGCTCCGGCTGTAGTGCTGGGAAATAATGCCAGCACATCTGGTGATGCCTCTGCATGTACTTTCGGAGGTCGAATGTTCCTGGCATATCCAAGTCCTACTTTTGTTCTCGGCAACAATTCAACTCCTATCTATTATTCTTACAGTTCAGATGGACAAAACTGGACGGAGGTGAGTTTACCTTATACATCCTATGGTGATCCATTTATATTTACTTTTGGCTACGGGATCAATATCCTGTATTGCAGCACCCTTACTCCGGCTCCTGCTTTTACCATTTTATCGTCTTCAAATGGAATAACCTGGACAAAGGGTTCACAGTTGAATTTTGGGTTTTTCCGCTACTCCGCAGCAGCACAAATTAACCCAACTCCCCCTAATTCAATTGCAGCGACTATCATTGGGATGGACCTGGATGGCCAGCTTAAAACTACGTTTTCCTACGATCTGGTTAACTGGACTACACCTGCCCAGATCAAGACTGCATCCGGACAGCTTGCATACACATCCAGAAGACCTTCTATCAGTCCTACTGGTAGTGTAGCAATTTACAAAGCTAAGACCAATACCAATATTATTTATGCTCTACCATCTGCTGACAGGTATATAGAGAAGGCAAATGCAAATGGGACTACCAACGAATCGCCTTATTTAATAGAAGTTCCCTGA